From the genome of Brassica oleracea var. oleracea cultivar TO1000 chromosome C4, BOL, whole genome shotgun sequence:
TCATGCTGTTTTTCAAATACTTTCATTTTGACATTTTTTTCCTATTACATAAAAAATATTATTTTAGAATTTTAATAATTTTTTATTTATTTTCAGCTAAATATTAATAATAAAATAAATTCATTAATAAATAAATTCATTTATCTCAAATATTATTAGTTAATTAGATGTAATTAATAAAAACATAAATATGTTTTTAATTATTTTTTTAATATGTGTGAAAATGTCTAACTGATATTTTTATAAAACGGAAGGAGTATTAATTCTTGCATAATTATATAGTATTATAGTATTACGTAGAACACTACAAGAAAACATCGGTATTCTGACGGACATTCCGACGGAAAATGAAATCCTCGTAATTTCCCGATGAATTTTCGAGGATATTCCGAGGAAACACAAAATTTGGTTTCCTCGANNNNNNNNNNNNNNNNNNNNNNNNNNNNNNNNNNNNNNNNNNNNNNNNNNNNNNNNNNNNNNNNNNNNNNNNNNNNNNNNNNNNNNNNNNNNNNNNNNNNTGGTATGCATTACAATTGTATAAGAAATGAAATACGACAAAAAAAAAAATCGATGTTTTGAAACTCCAAACACAAGTTCCTCGGAATTTCCTCAGAATATTTCGACGGAATTCCGAGGAAGATAAGGGTTTCCTCGGAAATCCCTCGGAATATTCCGAGGAAATTCCGAGGAAGGAGAGTTTTTAAACCGAAAACAACGTTTTGCGGTTTGAATAACACTTATATAACCCTTATTAAGTGTCTTAGACTGATTATGAAGTCAAAAATTTGTTCCTTACCCTATAATAAACACTTTTCCGATTGTATGAACGAAATCCCCACAATATAAGAGAAACACTTATACACTTTAATGAACGGTAAAGGGAATACTTACAATTCGTTTTGAAATTTTGTTATTTCATGGTTTATGATCATCTATACAAAGAATCCTCAATGGTATGCATTACAATTGTATAAGAAATGAAATACGGCAAAAAAAATCGATGTTTTGAAACCCAAACACTAGTTCCTCGGAATTTCCTCGGAATATTTTCATTTAACCGGGCAAATATTTCGCGAAAATTGAAATCGGAATTCCGAGGAAATTCCGACGGAAACTATCCGTCGGACCCTAGGTTTTATAACCACGAGCCGCTTCTTCTTCCCCATTTCTCTCTTCTTCCTCTGCGCGGCTCCTCTCCCTCCTCTCCGGCGATCTCCCCCTTCTCTCCGACGATATTTCCGGCGATCTCCCCCTTCTCTTACACAAATCATGTAAGGACCATATCCCACTCTCTTAGGTTCTATTTGTTAGGTTTTTGTGTAGATTTGATAGATTTTTGTTATGGTGATTGGTTAGGATTGTGATCTGGTTGTATAATACGTTTAGAATTGTGATTTGGTTGAATAATTTGTTTAGTTGAATTGATTTAGAATATTTTTATAAATTTTTTATTTTTTTGTTTTTATAAAATCGATTTTTGTATATAAATTCGATTTTTTTGTATAAATTCGATTTTTGTATTTTACAAAACGTTTTTTGTATATAAATTCGATTTTTTGGATTTTACAAAAACATTTTTAATATCTATAAAACTTTTTTCTGATTAAAAACTATTATTTGGGATTTTAAAANNNNNNNNNNNNNNNNNNNNNNNNNNNNNNNNNNNNNNNNNNNNNNNNNNNNNNNNNNNNNNNNNNNNNNNNNNNNNNNNNNNNNNNNNNNNNNNNNNNNNNNNNNNNNNNNNNNNNNNNNNNNNNNNNNNNNNNNNNNNNNNNNNNNNNNNNNNNNNNNNNNNNNNNNNNNNNNNNNNNNNNNNNNNNNNNNNNNNNNNNNNNNNNNNNNNNNNNNNNNNNNNNNNNNNNNNNNNNNNNNNNNNNNNNNNNNNNNNNNNNNNNNNNNNNNNNNNNNNNNNNNNNNNNNNNNNNNNNNNNNNNNNNNNNNNNNNNNNNNNNNNNNNNNNNNNNNNNNNNNNNNNNNNNNNNNNNNNNNNNNNNNNNNNNNNNNNNNNNNNNNNNNNNNNNNNNNNNNNNNNNNNNNNNNNNNNNNNNNNNNNNNNNNNNNNNNNNNNNNNNNNNNNNNNNNNNNNNNNNNNNNNNNNNNNNNNNNNNNNNNNNNNNNNNNNNNNNNNNNNNNNNNNNNNNNNNNNNNNNNNNNNNNNNNNNNNNNNNNNNNNNNNNNNNNNNNNNNNNNNNNNNNNNNNNNNNNNNNNNNNNNNNNNNNNNNNNNNNNNNNNNNNNNNNNNNNNNNNNNNNNNNNNNNNNNNNNNNNNNNNNNNNNNNNNNNNNNNNNNNNNNNNNNNNNNNNNNNNNNNNNNNNNNNNNNNNNNNNNNNNNNNNNNNNNNNNNNNNNNNNNNNNNNNNNNNNNNNNNNNNNNNNNNNNNNNNNNNNNNNNNNNNNNNNNNNNNNNNNNNNNNNNNNNNNNNNNNNNNNNNNNNNNNNNNNNNNNNNNNNNNAAAACTCGGAATGTTTTATTTTTATTTGTACAACTTTGAATATTAACTAATATGATTTTAATTTTAATTTTATATTTTCAAATTTAAATTTCAAAAATTTTATTTAAAAAAAAAAAATAATTTTTTAAAAATTCCGAGGAAATAAACCCTCAGAATATACCGAGGGACTTGTTCCTCGGAATTTTCCGAGGGTTCAAATTCCGAGGAAATGAACCCTCGGAATATACCGAGGAAATGAACCCTCAGAATATACCGAGGGACATGTTCCTCGGAATATACCGAGGGACATGTTCCTCGGAATATACCGAGGGACATGTTCCTNNNNNNNNNNNNNNNNNGAATTTTCCGAGGGTTCATTTTCTCGGAAATTCCCGATGAAAATTCCGAGGAACAGTTCCTCGGAACCTCCGAGGTAAATTCCGAGGAAGTTCTCCCTCGGTATATTCCGAGGAGCTTTTCGACGAACTGGTGGTCCTCGGAGTTTCCTCGAAAATTTGTTTCCTCGGAATTCCGTCGGAAAATTCCGAGGGATTTCCGAGGAAAAAAAGAATTTTTGAGGAGTTATTTCCGAGGACTTGTTTGGTCGGTATGTCGTCGGAATAACGTTATTCCGACGACATATCGATGATTTTTTTCCTTAGTATGTCGCTGTTTTGTTGTAGTGGAATAACGTGTAACTGGCCACAGAGGCAATCAAGCAACTCACGAGATACCAAACGAATTTGTCCGTATATATCACATTTTGTAGCGATGAAGAGATCATATCAGAATATAAGGCTGACATGTGAGAGACGAGAGGACCCGACAAACATTGAATGAACATATATATATATCTCTAGTTACTCTTTCTTACTCTATATATAGAAGAGATTCCGAAGAGGAGGAGAAGAAGAAGCTAAAGCATTGAAGAATGGTTTCTCGGAACAAGAGTGATTCCTCTATGCGTGATAAGTTTCAATTACTTCGTTCAGTCACTAACTCACATGCTGTAATTAGATTCCACCATTCTCTATTTTTAACTTCATTCTTTATATTGTTATGGTTTGTCTCTTCTCTATTCATAATCATAAACCAATTCAGTCATACTATTTATATATGTATCATAAATTATAGATATTCGATTAATCATATTCAGAAACACACACACACACACACACACACACCAATTTAGGGGTGATTCTATCATTTTTATTTTTCATTAAAGATAAAACTTTACTCCTTTTCATTGTATGTAATATACATTTTTAATTTTACAGTGACAACTTAGATATTGACTAACAGGGTCATCTCGAACTTTATATAGACCCTGTTCAAAAAAGAAAATAAGACCCCTTTTAATAATTTGAAATAATTTAGATTTTTTTACAATTATTATTATAATATAAAATAAAAAAATCGTTTTAATTATTTTATATCTAAATAACACAATTTCTAGTTTTAATGCAAATCATTGATCAAATCATTGAACTTGATCATTTGACATTTTTCAATGCAAATCCATCGATCAAATCATCAAATTTGATCATTTTTCTAGTCATTCTTCTAATTTTTTTTAGTTTTTTTACGTTTATTATATCTAAATCAGAAATTATAATCTATAAATATAATAGAGCAAAATTTGGATAGTAGTTAGACAAAAAGCTATATACTCTTTGATTAGGCAAGGCATTCTTTTTTTGCTTGTCGACAGAAGTTGTAGGCTAGTTTTGTCTTATGTTTGCTATATTTTTTTAAATTAAAATGGTGAATAAAATATATCCTCTTCTCCCTATTTATAATCACTAATTGATAATTGTTTGCTAAACATAATCAAATTAGAATACTAACTTTCTATACTATAATTGAATATTCAAACACACATCAACAACTATTTTTTACTTTCAAAAATATAGAATTGATATAAATACTAATTACTTCCTAATTTATTGCATTTTTAGCTGGTTATATAAACAAAATAAAGAATTGTAATTTATATTTACTGGTTATAAATACGAAATTTAAATTCAAATATAGTTATTCTGACTTTCTTATAAATATATGATTTTAAATTTATAACTATTACTAAAACAAAAAAAAATTATGGATCCTCTAAAATTTTGGACCCTGTTGACTAATATATTTGTTATTTAAATTTTCTTCTTTGTCAATCTTCAACTAACAATTCTTCGTCCCAAGCCATAATGAACATATATTTATTACAAGATACGTAAAAGAGCCAAAATATGATTAGTGAAATGCAAAAATTTCTTGAAAATCCAAGCTCGACCATACCAATGATATCTCATAGTATTTTACAGGAGAGCGAAACATCGATCATAACAGATGCATCAAAGTATATCAAAAATCTTAAGAAGAAAGTCGAAGAAATCAACAATGTGACCACGTCTGAGCAATACTTCTGTGATCCTACCGATCCCATGGTATATAAACGTATATGTACCCTTTGGGTCTTTACGCATTTACATTAAGGAGCTTCAATTGATTTTGAGGTTTTGTACTGACGATAGGTAACAGTGGATACCCTAGAGAATGGATTCTTGATAAATATAACGTCAAGGAAGAATGATGGGGGCATGTTGGTTTGTCTTCTTGAAGCCTTTGAAAATCTTGGACTTGACGTTGTTGAAGCTAGGGTTTCATGTACAGACTCATTTAGCATGCATGCTGTTGGTTCATCAAATGTAAACACACTGATCTACCTCGCCATCATTATATACTAGTCCATACTTCATAATTATCACTAATGATTTATAGATATTAATAATTTCTATATAATCTGAATTAATCCAGAATGATGATGGTGAAAGCATGGATGCTGAAGCAGTGAAACAGGCAGTTGAAGTAGCAGTCAGGACCCGGAGTGATGGACATGAACAAAAATGGTAAAGACAAGCTCAGTGTTACTCTGGATCCTCTCTCTCTATATATATATACATTTGTTTGACCTAAAAGAGGATCTTAGCTAGACATATATTGTATGTCTCTCTAATTAATTAAATGTATAAGTGAATTTCTTTGGCTTCAAATTAATAATTAAAATCTATCACTAGTTTGTGAAACATTGTGTATAAATGCAGATCTCGGAAGAACACTTTTTTCTGTCTTCAAATATATATAATGGAGCTAGTTGTAACTTAATTTCTTTTGGTCTCGATATCTCCTCCTCATAATCAAGAATATTTCCCACATTAATTTGATGATAATATATTCATATCCTCCTCACGATCAAGAAAGTTTAGCATTTCAATTTCTCAAATATCATTGTTGACAATAACATCAATGCTATGTGGCCCATGTACTGTTATTGGCGTATTGCCTTCTTTTTTTTCCTTCTCGAGCTTGGTATTATTTTTAGTTTCGTACTTTCATCAGCAACGCGTTTTCTATATATTCCTACAGATTTTGATTTTACTTAATAGTTATTGATAAGTTTTCTGGGCTTCCAACTTAAAACCAATTGGCAATTAGTGTATTGGTCCAAGTCCTTTATATATTACTCAAGTCCCTTTCATATTTCTGATGTGAGATCTTCTCTCTAATACCCTCTCTTGAGATAATGGTGCGTACATTAATCTCGCAGAATCCATCATACCCCCTCCGAAATCATGTTTTATTTTCTATCGATCTCGGCAGAACTGAGCCTTCTATGGGCCATCAGCTAATGTGATGACCGGGCCACTGTTCGGGCCGAATTAATGGGCCAGCGGATTGAGTCCGCTCTGATATCATGATAAGTTTATTTGGGCTTCCAACTTAAAACCAATTGGCAATTAATGGATTGACCCTAACTCTTTATATATTACTTAATGTCACTTAGAATTCCCGATGTGGGATATATATCCCTAATACCCCTCCTCGAGATGATAGCTCTTATCAGCTAGAAATCTCAGAACATTAAGACAGTTATACTCGGTCGAGCGAGTTAATTACGAACTTTATACCCAGTTGGATAGGGTTATATTAATTAGGGGTGTAGGGTATTTAGGATCTGGGCTCTGATACCATGTTAGATTCAGATTTATTATGGGCTTCCAACTTAAAATCAATTGGCGATAAGTGGAGTGGCCCAAGTCCCTTATATATTACTCAAGTCCCTTATATTATTTCCAATGTGGGATCTTTTCTCCAACACCCTCCCTCGAGATAATGGTGCGTATACCCATTAATCTCGCAGAATCCATCATATACCCCTCCGAGATAATGCTTCTTTTCTAGCTATCTCGAAGAACTGAGCCTTCTATGGGTCATCAGCTAATGGGATGATCGGGCAACTTTCCTGGCCGGATTAATGGGTCAGGGTGTTGGGCTGGCTCTGATACCATGACAAGTTTCTTGGGCTTCCAACTTAAAACCAATTGGCAATTAGTAGATTGACCCATGTCTCTTATATATTAATCAAGTCCCTTATATTATTTCCAATGTGGGATCTCCTCTCCAACACCCTTCCTCGACATAATGGTATATATAACCATTAATCTCGCAGAATCCATCATATACCCTCCGAGATAATGCTTCTTTTCTAGCTATCTCGAAGAACTGAATCTTATGAACTCTTTAGATCTATAAAATTGATAAAAATCTGATTATTTTTTAACCACAAAATTAGAGAAGAAATAACTTGTGAACACAAAATTCTTAGAACACAACTATTTAATCAAGTTTAATTAAAATTTTGTATATTAATAATGATTGTGCTTACAAGATCAATGAATGTTATAAAAAAAAGACAGCTAAAGAACAAAAGGTAAAACGAGGTCGATGAGTTTGAGAGAGAAAGAGAGCTCGAGGTCAGATTGTATATGTGTGTGTATGAAGATATAAATGTATGTTCTCTCTCGTTTATACTCCTCTTAGTCGTTTCAGTTCTCCAATATCTCTTCTTCCTCTTGTACACTCGATCCGGACAATATTCTCAGGGTTGTTCCCATCCTCACTCCCACGATTATCGGAACTATCGGTGTTCTCTTCATTGAAGTCAAACTTTAGAGATCGTCCATTGACTTCGACCTCATTGGTTTTAACCGAATCGGGATTTAGGTCCAACAAAGTTGATTAATGAAGAATTTATCAGAGGAAATAAAAATGTAGAGATTTGGGATATGATAGCTTCAAACACACTAACACATATAACAGCTAATATAGACATAATATACAATATGTGAATTTGATAGCCCATCAAAGACAAGACACTAACACATATAATATTATTTATTTTGTTAAGATACTGTTAATATAAAATACATGACGCTTATGTGGCCCCAAATCTGGGCATCAAATGTATGGTACATATATAGCTCATGGCCACATAATATTATGTAGTTGCAGTTCCAAAATGTATGGAATATAACTCCAACACCCTCCCTCGAGATAATGGTGTATATAACCATTAATCTCGCAGAATCCATCATATACACCTTCGAGATAATGCTTTTTTTCTAGCTATCTCGAAGAACTGAGATTTTTATGGGTCATCTGCTAATGGGATGATCGGGCCACTTTCCGGGCCGGATTAATGGGTCAGGGTGTTGGGCTGGCTCTGATAACACGACAAGTTTCTTGGGCTTCCAACTTAAAACCAATTGGCAATTAATGGATTGACTCAAGTCCCTTATATATTACTCAAGTCCCTTATATTATTTCCAATGTGGGATCTTCTCTGTAACACACTCCCTCGACATAATGGTGCGTATAACCATTAATCTCGCAGAATCCATCATATACCCCTCCGAGATAATGCTTCTTTTCTAGCTATCCCGAAGAACTGAATCTTATGAACTCTTTAGATTTATAATATTATAAAAATCTGATTATTTTTTAACCACAAAATTATTTTGAAAGCACCCTCTATATTTTCTTGAATTAAGTAATCTTTCTAAGAATCAACGACCCCATAAGGGATAGAGCTTCGTGATCATCATTTCCAGCCAATAAGAGTATATCGGGGTGCCATATTTGGCCATGAGCTATGTACCATATATTTGATGCTCAGATTTGGGGCCACATAAGCATCATGTATTTTATATTAACAGTATCTTAACAAAATAAATAATGTCATATGTGTTGCTTTTAGCCTTGTATAGTGTATAGTAACATAAACAGAAAGGGAAAGGGAGTTTGACTTTGAGCCCGCCCCCACCCTTTGAATGTATCTAACATGAATTTATCACAAAGGAAAAGAATAGAAAATGAGATAGATTTTCAAAAGAGAACTCTTTAGAAACCATTAATTTACTTTATAGAATTAATACTTTTTTGTTTGAAAACATTTTAAGGGTTTTTAGTGATGGAAGTACTCTTTGAATCCTTTACCCCTCCTCAACAACATCCTAACTTTAGAAAATGTTTATAGGCGACAAAATAACTATAATTTCCTTCGTTTCTTTTTATTCATTTCTCGCTCAGAAGGATCCCAAATACTTAAGACCAGCTCTTCTTACAATTTCTTTTATAGTCCATTTTCCATATATTCAGATGGAGGCTTAAATTAACTAAGTCCAAACTTAAGTTTTCCGCTGTCTATCCCCCTATATATTAATTGAAAAACATTACAATAATTTTTTTATACCCACATGTCATCACTACAATGATTTTTAGAATCGTTAGAGAAATAAGTTGGTCTATCTAAATATATAATAAACTTTTTACTAAACTAACCATAAATTTATTATTAATGTTTCTTATTATTTCCTTAAATAAAAATTACGGAATTTTCTAATGTGGCTACAAAATTAATGATTTTGAATAATAAAGATTTGATAAAAATTAATATATTCTATCATATTTTTTTAATTTTAAACTATTAAAATAAATTAAAAAATCACATTAACTATATACTAAAAATTTAGATTTTTCTGTATATTTTATATTTTTTATTTTTAAAAACACTTATAAATTACTAAAATGTTAAAAGTCTTACATTCAAATATTCTGATCAATGGTTTAAATTTTTTTTTATTATAAGATACATTTGATTACAAAATCATATAAGTAGAAAGTCTTATTTAATAAGTTGTAAGATTAAAATATTTTACATATATATAGTTTTAATTAAAATATTTACCATTTAAAAATACATAAATATTTTAGTTTCAAAATTTACTTTAAAAAAATTCTTTTTTTTTTTGATAAAATCTTTGAACAAATATAAACAACTGAATTAAAAAATATATATACAAATTAATGAAACTATTAATCACGTAATGAAAATTTTGTTATTAGTAATTTAAAATTTTTGCTATAAAAGATACAATTGATAAAAAAATCATATTAGTATAAAGCATCATTTGATAGATATTAATATTTAAAATATACTATATATGTTAATATCATTTAAATTTAATTATCCACCATATCAAATAGAAAAAAAAATTGTTTGGATTAATAAAATTTATTTATATGTTTGAACCAATTTAATTATATATGTAATAGTTACTATTTTTTTTAATTATTCAATATATATTTATTATTTCATAATATGTAAAATATATAATACAAGAAATAATTTATATATAATGTTCATTTCGCGCAAAGCGCGGATCTTAACCTAGTGTTTAGTTAAAAAATTTGAAGATTAACGAAAATCGGGATGACGTGGGTCCAACGTAGGCATGGGCGTTCCGGTCTCCGGGTCGGGTTCTGGCCGGTTCCTTTCGGGTCCGGGTCCTTCGGGTCCTAAACATTTGGACCTAATAGGTACTTATAAATTTTTGGTTCGGGTTTGGTCGGTTCTTCTCGGGTCCGGGTCGGTTCGGGTCTATAATTAAAATAGAGTTATTCTTGGGTTCACCCCCTAGGGTGAACCTCTAGGTTCACCAACCAATAGAATTTCATTATTTCAAATTCGATATCTTTTAAAAAAGGAAACAAAATATTGGCAAGTTATATTATGTTTTTAAAATAAAAAAGTAAAAAAAAAATAGTAGTTACAGAAAAAAGAATTAAAAAAAAAAAATTTAACGTCGTCAGCAAAACACTAAACCCTAAATCCTAATCCCTAAACCCTAAATCCTAAACCCTAAACCCTTGGGTAAACCCTTGGATAAACCCTAAGCCCTTGGGTAAACTCTAAACCCTTGGGTAAACCCTAAACCCTTGGATAAATCCAAAACTCTAAATAAAAACACTAAACCCTAAAACTTTAAACCCTAAATCCTAAACCCTAAACCCTTGAATATGAAATAACACAATCCTATTGGTCGGTGAACCTAGAGGTTCACCCTAGGGGGTGAACCCAAGAATAAGTCATTAAAATATGAATAAAATATCCGTAATTTTTCGGGTCCATATCGGGTCCAGATCGGGTTCGGATATTTAGGATCCAAAAAGGATATAACATACCCAAATCCATCAAATTTAGTCGATATTTTTCATATATATCTAAAATTTTGCAAAATAACTTAAATGAAACTATTAATAATTGGAATAAAACATTTTTAACTCTAAATTTTATATTTTAAAGCTTCATATTACTTAGAAATGTTACAAAATAATATCAAACTAGATTAAGATATGAACGCTGCGTGGGATGAACATCGTATATATAAATTATTTTACGTATTATATGTTCTTTTATATATTATAAAATAATATATGTATATATTGGATAATAAAAAATTCAGTAACTATTACGTATATAATTAAATTGGTATGAATACGTAAATAAATTTTATTAAGCCAAACGATCACTTTTTTATTTTCTATTTTATATAATTAAATTTACATAATATATACATAGATAAATAGTATATTTTAATTTTGATATATTTTTAAATGATGTGTTCTACCTATTAGTATCTTTTTATAACAAAAAATATAAATCGCTGGTAACAAATTTTCATTCTGCAATGTTTTTGAAATTTTTAGTAATTTATAGTTTTTATAAACATTCAATGCAAATTTAAAAATTTAAATATTAAGTTGTCAGTATTTTTTCAAGGATTTTATCAAAAAAAAATTGTTCAAAGCAAATTTCAAAAATAAAATCTTTATGTATTTTCTATGGTATATAGTTTAATTAAAATATATTAATATATATGAGACTTTTTACTTACATGATTTTGTAATAATTTGTATCTTGTCATAAAAAAAAAATCATGGATCATAGAAATTTCAATGTGAGACATTTTAAAAAGTTTAAAATATAAATCTTTATAAGGAAACTTGTAGATGTCACAATAAGATTAGTGTCATATCACATTCTATACTAAGCCACTAGGTAGTAACCCGCGCCATGTCCGGAGTGAAATAATTGATTAGATTATTATTTTACGTTGTAATAAGAGATTTGTCGTATAGTTTTTTCAAGGGATGGGCATTCAAGTATTCGTTCGGATTCAGTTGATCTATTCAGATTTTGAATTTTTAGAGTTAGATATTTAAATATGATTTGGATATTTAAAAATTTCGGTTTGAATTTGGTTTGGATTTGGTTTGAACATTGCAGGTTCGGTTGAGTTCAAGTTCGGGTACCTATTTTAATTATATAATGTTTTAACAGAAATCCAAATATACTTAATCTTCAAAATCCGAAAATAAAAATAATATAAAACATAAAATTTTGAATAATGTAAGACTAAATAATTAAATTTACATAAAAATACTTCAATTTAAATATTTAGATGGAGAAAAAAAATATATTTTTGGTATTTTGAACATATTTTGTTATTTTAGATATTTTCATATCAATGAATATCTAGATATAAAATTTAGAATAACTAATATATTTAAGTATACAATTATGTTTTAGATATTTTTGGTATCCAAAATATTTTAGTTTAGATCAGATATTAAACTTTTAGATCTATTTGAGTACTTTTTTGACAACATAGAGAACTATTCTACTAAGAAACCACCGGATCGGAAAGCCAAGCCGGAGGTACGGAATCAACATATAACATAGCTGAAGGAGAACTCCTCGCACCTCGTACAAGCTTGTCCACCATTGTGTTTTGTGCTTTTGGTATATGTATGATCTTGAAATTAGAGAAGAAATTCTTACTGCGGCAAAACTCCTCCATGTGTGTAGCAAAAGCTGGCCAATCCTCAGGTGACGAGACCATCTTCACCAGTTGAGAACAATCCGTCGTAAAAACTACTTCTGAGAACTGCAGGGTCTTCATGCACTCCATCGCCCAAATCAGTGCTTCACATTCCACATGTAAAGGTGTCAGGCTTCATCTTAGGTTCATCGACCCCATCATAACGTCTTTCGAATCCCTTGCTTGACAAAACCATTCCTGTCCCGTGAAAGCATCTTGTTCCCTCCACGCTCCATCAACAAAGCAAACTCTTGTAAACTCCATTGATTCCCAGTTTTTGACTGGCGGTGAATAACCAGGATGTTGTTGTACCAATAAATGTGCCTCTGCACAAAGGGTTCATTCCACCTCTGCTCTACGCAATATTTCCCGCGGATCCCCATTCCTATTTTGATAAAAAAAAGTTTCATTTCTATTCTTCCATATATACCACAAAATCCATGGAAAACAATCTGAATCGTTTTCCTTCGGAACTCTCCAAAACAGATAATCCATGCTAGTGTAAACCGATGATGATGGAAAAAACCCTGAGGGAGAAGGGATCTTTGATAGAGCCCAAGTCTGTAATGCTGGTGGACATTTAAAGAGAACATGATTTCTAGTTTCATCCTCTGCTCCACATATACTACATCGTACTTAATCATTTGAGTACTTAATCAGTTTTAGTTTGTGTTTAGTATTACTTTCAAATCAAGTTTGGTTCGGTTCTTCGAATCCAAATATTTTGCCCAGACTTACTTTCTTCTACTGATATAACGAAAAATAAATAAATGTAAAACTAATATGTTGGGCTTATTTACATACATAATTATTGGACCATACTTTAAGAATACCAATAAAAATGGTTGGACGTTGTGTCAATATTTTTTGGTCACATTACAAAATTAACGTAGTCTATAACCAATAACGTGTACTTTCTTATAAAAAAATCTTGGTAAATATAATAAAACCACGATACAATCGAGTGAAATGGGTTAGAGTTGCGTCGAAAATAATGTGATCTCTTCACTTGGTACATGAATTCTGTTTTTCAATCGATTTCGAGAATTTTATTTTCTTTTAAAGCTTTTATGATTTTTTCTAACAATCTGATTATGTTTCTAATTCTTGGTTTGATATGAAAACTCTATAAAGAAAAATACTACTTAGCTAAACTAAAGATCCAACTTTATGTGTGGCATTTTTCTCCCCA
Proteins encoded in this window:
- the LOC106340110 gene encoding uncharacterized protein LOC106340110 is translated as MVSRNKSDSSMRDKFQLLRSVTNSHAESETSIITDASKYIKNLKKKVEEINNVTTSEQYFCDPTDPMVTVDTLENGFLINITSRKNDGGMLVCLLEAFENLGLDVVEARVSCTDSFSMHAVGSSNNDDGESMDAEAVKQAVEVAVRTRSDGHEQKW